In Thermodesulfovibrio thiophilus DSM 17215, a single genomic region encodes these proteins:
- a CDS encoding fibronectin type III domain-containing protein has product MRAFIFFLILFLIAGCGKKMDPTLEDYLQPSPVRELKLSAFTDKIVVSWSYPEKNKLKISSFLLERESDGQKKSLGFLETDVSSYEDKDFTFGQTYKYRIFAVNKKGIYSDPVENMIAAKKLPEIERLNYQITPDGVLLSWNLQNEAQFSDDSKHKDSDSLMFNIYRISATKEKIKKGSTDKSFFLDEMSSSMFKSYALTFLTYFVTPYVSTESTYIEGQGTEITIPLEEFIPSEPQEIFWTVNENGVYISWKEIPEKWIKAYRIYRMSERGFVLIGESLIPLFFDSDYKRLDNEEINLKYKITVVGPAFETQGVVIDVR; this is encoded by the coding sequence GTGAGAGCATTTATATTTTTTCTTATTTTGTTTCTTATTGCAGGCTGTGGGAAAAAAATGGATCCAACACTTGAAGACTATCTTCAGCCATCGCCGGTTAGAGAACTCAAGCTGTCAGCTTTTACTGATAAAATTGTGGTTTCATGGAGTTATCCTGAAAAAAATAAACTGAAAATAAGCAGTTTTCTTTTGGAACGAGAAAGTGATGGGCAGAAAAAATCTCTGGGTTTTTTAGAGACTGACGTAAGTTCTTATGAAGATAAAGATTTCACTTTTGGGCAGACATATAAATATCGCATTTTTGCCGTAAATAAGAAAGGCATTTACAGTGATCCAGTTGAAAATATGATAGCAGCGAAAAAACTACCTGAAATTGAAAGGCTGAATTATCAAATAACACCTGATGGAGTGTTACTTTCCTGGAATCTTCAAAATGAAGCGCAATTTTCTGATGATTCTAAACATAAAGATTCAGACTCATTGATGTTTAACATTTACAGAATTTCAGCAACTAAAGAAAAAATAAAAAAAGGTTCAACTGATAAAAGCTTTTTTCTTGATGAAATGAGCTCTTCAATGTTTAAATCTTACGCATTAACATTTCTGACTTATTTTGTTACCCCTTATGTATCCACAGAATCTACTTACATAGAAGGGCAAGGAACTGAAATAACCATTCCTCTTGAAGAATTTATTCCTTCTGAACCACAGGAGATTTTTTGGACAGTCAATGAAAATGGAGTCTATATTTCTTGGAAAGAAATTCCGGAAAAATGGATTAAAGCATACAGAATTTACAGAATGAGTGAGAGAGGTTTTGTATTAATTGGTGAAAGTCTCATTCCTCTCTTTTTTGATTCGGATTATAAGAGGCTTGATAATGAAGAAATCAATCTTAAATATAAGATAACCGTTGTCGGTCCTGCTTTTGAAACCCAGGGAGTGGTGATTGATGTTAGGTAA